A stretch of DNA from Coccidioides posadasii str. Silveira chromosome 4, complete sequence:
TCGCCCCAACCCTCCCTCCTGCCTTCTCCGCCTATGTGCCGTCGCCGTCCTCTTCCAAGCCACAGAATggtaaaataaaaccaattgTCAACAACAGTGATGCTGTAGAGCAAAGTGGGAGTGTTCAGTTTGACCCAAGCGTACATCTCAACTTTACCGCACCCTCCAAGGTGCATACCATGAAAGAACTAGGGTATAAAGATAATGTTGGAGTGTCGCCAGTCGGCGTGTCTGAGCCTTTCCCGCTGTTCTCGGCAGAGGCCATCAAGCAGATGCGAAAAGAGGTTCTGAGCGAGAACGTGTGGCGCCACTATAAGTTCTCAAGCAATATCGCCCAATGCCAATTGCGAGGATTTGCTCCAGAGTAAGAACGCTCCCAAAGATGTATTCTGTATGAGACTGACAAGTGGCAGGTTCGCTCCTTTCGTATATGATGCCTGGAAAAATCCCGAAACTTTGGCCATAGTTTCCAAAATTGCTGGAATTGACCTCGTTCCAGTGATGGACTGGGAGATTGGCCATATAAACATATCCGTCCAATCAGAGGAACAAAAGAACAAGGCCCTCGCAGATGCAGCAAGGAAGGCTGAAGAAGGGGAGGGTGAGGAGCAGATGCCTATTGTTGATTGGCATACGGATAGTTATCCCTTTGTTTGCGTGCTAATGCTGAGCGACTGCACCAATATGATCGGAGGAGAAACGGCTCTTCGTAAGGGAGATCGCAGTATTCTGAAAGTCAGGGGCCCACAAATGGTAAGCAAATTTCGAACGAATATGAACCTACATTATGTTGTTCAGCACTAATCGAAACAACGGTAGGGCTGTGCTGTTGTCCTTCAGGGACGATATATTGAGCATGTCGCATTACGCGCCCTCGGCTCCACCGAGCGCATTACCATGGTGACATCGTTCCGGCCCCGTTCTGCAACATTGCCGGATGACACAGTCCTTACGACTGTGCGTGCCATCTCGGACTTACCGGAGCTCTATTTCCAGTTTAGCGAGTACAGGCTTGAGATACTTGAGGAGAGAATTCGCAAGAAGCTGAAGGAGATACGCGATCAAAAACGAGCGCGTCGACCCTTCAACACTCAGAGTCTCAAGCGATTCTTGCTAGAGCAGGAGCAGTTCTTGGCTCACATGAACAAAGAAATGGTGGATGAAGATAAAGTTACCGTAGGGTTCACGGACGACAGTCATTTGCTTTCGGAAGATCTCAAGGAGCGTTCAAGGAAGCGAGCACGTCCTACGATCGAGTAAAACGCTTCAGATTCTCGCATACGATGCGTGGTGCATTAGGATAGAGTGTCGCAAGGGAAAATGTGCCTTTTTCAGAGTTGCTCGGAATTTGCCGTCATTTGTTGTGCTCTTTTGTTTACTGCCTTTGTTGTTGCGGTTGTGGAAGTGCTGCATCAGGAAGATAATATTTTTAGCAGTGGTCGCTTTTGGAATCATATCGTTGTCGCTTTGGGTAACAGCCTTGGTGTTATCTTATCGCTTCGGGAGTTTCATAGTGCAAATATTTCGAGGTACAGCGTATATGGTAAATGCTACCATTCTCGGGTCACTGAAGAATGTTGACACGAATGACTCGAAACAAATGCAAGCTGCATGGGAATGTCGAGACTTGTTTGCCAGATGATTATAAACCATCGGTGGCAAGAGTACTGGAGACACTGCTTAGTTTTCGCACGTAGAGAAAGGAACAAAAGCTTCCAAAAAGGATTTTCAATTCTGAATCGCAACGTTAAATAGGTAGATACTCGACAACGTATTGACAGTACTCTTGTCATGAGACTGGCAGCTTCCACAAGCTCTGCTTCTTCCTCAAAACCCTTGGAGGGTCTTGTATATTATCTGCTGGAATGATAGGCAAAATATCAAATTGGGAGATGGCTAGCGACGACTCCCAAGGACCAGCAATTCGCAATTCATCGAACCCATCCATGAGAATGTGTGGAAGGGTCGAGATGACTAGAATCAGGTAGCATCAGCAGTCTCCAAGGCAAGAGAAGAAGGCAGCCACCCTACTTGGAACCCGATACCAACTGAAAGGTTTCCCACTATCTACTGAAAGCGGAAGATAGGAAAGACGCTCAGATATGAAGAGCACGTCTTGTCGGATTAACTGTCACCACCTTTCCGAATGACGATGGCTCGTCCACTTTTGTGACCAGAGGGACGAGGAGGTTTGACGACGGAGGAAGACGGCGGGGTTCGTCCAAGTAATAAATATGGGAGGGCTGCCAGGTGTGCGCTAGTCCTATCAGGAAAGCCCAGAACCAGGATTCTTAATCCAAAGTTGGTTAGACTGTTTAAATTTAGCTTGGAATTGTTACCGTAATAGGTGGTTCTTGCCGTAATAATACTTCCTGGTGTTACGGCAAAGTTACACGGTCTAGACCTCCAGCAAATCGTCCTTGCCGGGGAAAAGGAGGAGAGAAATGATGCGTGGAGTTGCACGGTACTCCGTATGAAGCACTCGAATCCCGACTCCCTTCTATTCACCCTTATCATTGCATAAGGAATCACCTATGTGCAAGGAACCTATCTACTTGACTCCGTTCCCTCTCCAAACTATCTAAATATACAGTATGTATCGATTTATCCTTCGACGCGTGGTTCTTAAGCCGTCCATTGTCCGACCCCGAGCCTGAAGTGATGAAgttatatatgtatgtacaagTATGCTCGCGAATTTCTAGCATCATTCGCATCCGAATTCCCTGAAGTGTGTGTGCCCAGCTTCGTCTCCCATTGCCACTGCAGAGACGCCTGGAGACACAGACTGGGAATGAGTTCAATCCCGTCGAGGACTTCACAAGAGGTACTCTTAAACATTGCACTCAAATGCATAAATTTAATGACGCTCGGATCGGTTCCTATTTCAACGAGCCGTGGCAATTCCTCTTGATTGAGGAAAATTTCTGTTTCCTGAGGCTCAAACGTGCTGGCTTGGGATGTTGGCCTCCCTTGAGAACTCGTCCTGCATCTCGTACTCAACGCAGACATCGTCTGTCCGACGGATGCCTTGTTTGGTCTCGCGAGTTGGCAGGAAACTCTCTTCGCTAACGGCATTGGTAATTGAAATGCTGTTTTTCTTCGAATTAAATCGCTTGCTTCGTTGCGACGAGGACCTTATTTGCCCGCTGCTGTCTTTGGCGTAGCGTCCATAGTATCGGCCACTGCTACCTCGTGAACCTTTTATAGTTCCACTAAGACGCTCAATCAGGGGTTTAAGGGTTGGGATGCAGGATGCTATGACGACGACGTTTGCTTCAATGCTATCACCAGGTAATTAGTGGCTGAAGTCAAATTCTGGGGTAGACTGAGGCTTACTTTGTCCAAACTACCAGTTCAGCAGTGCTATCTAGAGAATGGTTAGCATCGCATTTACTACCATAAAAGTCGATGAATATGGAGCCCATACATGTATAGTTGGATTGATCGGCGAGCCCCTGAAGCTGTGTACACTTTATAATTGCCATAGCGGACGCGCTATTAGGATTGTTAGCGCTGTATTCCCGCCACATCAAAAGGAGTACTCACATAGATCCAAGGCTTAAGGCAGCGCTCAACGCAACCTTTTTCCGAGTTGACATTTGAAGTTTCCACAGTACGGTTGTCGGATAGATCGACAGATATAAGTCGACAAATGCCGATACAGCTATACATTTACCCCTGTCAACCAGGTTTTCGTCATGAAAAACAGATGGGAACGGGTCATACCTCCAGTGAAAATTGCATAGTTGATAAGGATCCAGGTGTCTCTGCACTTAGCCTTCATTCGAACTCTCCAAAGTCCCTGTGGGGGAGAGCACATGGTAAAGAGAACCAGGATACACACGATGGATATCACGGTACCCAACCCAGTTAAAATCCAGAGGAAATAACGCTGGAAACGAGTGGGATTCAGGATTCTATTCAACATGGCAGCAACCGCAAGCTTGGGAATTGTGAATGAGAGAATGCCGAAAATAAAGCTGACTGTATTGAGCATAATCGCAGTCTCGATATTCTCTATAGCGAGGGTCTTTTGCTGCCTGCCGTAGCCAACGACCACGTTGACATGCGTTATAGCAACATAAACGATACCCAGGGCCTGTCCACCTGTCAAACACCAACTTTGGTAGATAGTGGCAAGGCATGTTGTAACTCACCATTCCGGCAATAATCAGCCAGTCATCCGGGCCGAGATTTCGCACGATTTTTGCTCTGATATAGATTCTCGCGGTCACAATAATGGCAgtgacaatggtcaaagaCCACATCACTGCCAACAGCATGGGCCCTTTGTTGGCATCATCGTTCCCTGCCGTTGAAGCCATCTTCTCTTCAACGCTCTGTGGCTTAAGGATGGAAGATAGGTGTGCTCAAGGCCAAAGAGAAAATGGCCAAAGGAATGGATGTTCCAGAACCATATATATGCTGAACAACCCCCCCGTTAAGAAGATCCCACTTTGAAGAAGGTCGATCTCAAGTGGGGATACACTCAACTATCAATCAAGGATTCATCGTTTGATAGATGGGGATAACAACAAAAGAGGATGGGACATCAAAAGAAAGCATCGCAACAGGGAGGAGTTTTTCATGCACTTGTCGACACAAATGCGGATTAACCCCGACAATGAGA
This window harbors:
- a CDS encoding uncharacterized protein (EggNog:ENOG410PIY1~COG:S~BUSCO:8745at33183), with the protein product MLLFKAKHSRLYPIPLTGKYSPRKEKKKKMAAADTIAPTLPPAFSAYVPSPSSSKPQNGKIKPIVNNSDAVEQSGSVQFDPSVHLNFTAPSKVHTMKELGYKDNVGVSPVGVSEPFPLFSAEAIKQMRKEVLSENVWRHYKFSSNIAQCQLRGFAPEFAPFVYDAWKNPETLAIVSKIAGIDLVPVMDWEIGHINISVQSEEQKNKALADAARKAEEGEGEEQMPIVDWHTDSYPFVCVLMLSDCTNMIGGETALRKGDRSILKVRGPQMGCAVVLQGRYIEHVALRALGSTERITMVTSFRPRSATLPDDTVLTTVRAISDLPELYFQFSEYRLEILEERIRKKLKEIRDQKRARRPFNTQSLKRFLLEQEQFLAHMNKEMVDEDKVTVGFTDDSHLLSEDLKERSRKRARPTIE
- a CDS encoding uncharacterized protein (EggNog:ENOG410PGY3~TransMembrane:6 (o15-37i49-70o90-115i127-150o170-189i209-227o)) yields the protein MASTAGNDDANKGPMLLAVMWSLTIVTAIIVTARIYIRAKIVRNLGPDDWLIIAGMALGIVYVAITHVNVVVGYGRQQKTLAIENIETAIMLNTVSFIFGILSFTIPKLAVAAMLNRILNPTRFQRYFLWILTGLGTVISIVCILVLFTMCSPPQGLWRVRMKAKCRDTWILINYAIFTGAVSAFVDLYLSIYPTTVLWKLQMSTRKKVALSAALSLGSIASAMAIIKCTQLQGLADQSNYTYSTAELVVWTNIEANVVVIASCIPTLKPLIERLSGTIKGSRGSSGRYYGRYAKDSSGQIRSSSQRSKRFNSKKNSISITNAVSEESFLPTRETKQGIRRTDDVCVEYEMQDEFSREANIPSQHV